The window ATGTGCGAGCTCTTCAAACTGTTTAATGAGACGCCTGAGCTCTCCCATTGCACGGGATTGGGCATTTAAAAAGGTGGCATGCCGATCCCATGAAAATTGAAACGAATATTCTTCTGTGCTGATTTCTTGTTCTGGCTGAATGCCTTCTACTGTTTCTTCTAATGAAGAAGGCATGTATGCCGCCTTTTTCAGCTCTTTGATCATGTCATCTTGATCTGACACATACATGATGCGCTGCGCCCGAATAATGGCAGCATATTGAATTTGAATTTGATCCCAGATTAAATCAAGCGATGTACGCCCGCCCATTTTCTCCATGATTTCAATTGTTTCATCTGAAAGAAACTGATTGAAGATCGAGTGTGCCTGCTTTGACGAACCTTTTTGCCTTTGCCATCCGTATCGTCTTTTCCATGATTTCACGGTATGGATCGAGACATTGTAATGATCAGCAATTTGCTGGTACGTCATCCCTTTCATATAATCTTGCTTGGCTCCTATCCGTTTATCTTTCATTTACATTCACCTGCCGCCTCCTTTTAATTCGAACGATTTCCTGTGAAGGAATCATTTGTTTAGGGCTAGCAAACATCCGTTTGGTCTTTCTAACTATAGGTGGCAACTGTAAGACAAGTGCTGCTCCATTTATTTTGTAAAAGAAAAAACGCCTATTCAGCTGCTTCGAATAGGCGTTCTTGTACTTTTTTGGACATCTTTGTCCGAGCTCTCTCCATATGTTTTTGGACAGTTCCTTTTTTCACATCCAGCATAACCGCAATCTCGCTAAACGATAATCCTTGTGTTGTGTGCATGAAGAATACGTCCTTTTCTCGATCCGTTAAAACGGACAAGGCTTCGTCAATTCGTCTTTTGTCCCGCTCGCTGACATCTCTTTCATTCTCTTGGATGAGGGTATATTCATGTGATAAAGCCTCTAACACTTCTGGATTTGCTAGGATGGTGCGCTGATAGACTGAACGTCTATCTAATCCTCTGCGTGCGCCTGGCTGTCTGCCAATTTGAAGCCATTCCACGACGTATTCGAGATCGCTGACCATACTGGCGATAATTTTTTTATCATGCTTCTCTTGATCTGACAGCTGTTTCTCTTCTTTTTCTCTATATGGTTCATATCTTTTTCTAGCATCCTTTAATGCTCGTTTGTATTCGATGAGTAAATCTTGCATATTGGCTCTCTCCCTTTTTTAAGAAAATAAAAAACGGACACCAATCAGTCCCCTTTTCATAGGGTCTTGATCAGTGTCCGCAGGCTTTCCGTCTTGGACGTATTATGTTGTGTTGTGATCTAGCTGATTTTAAAACCAATCTCGTGATCTACTCTTGCAAAGTGACCTTTTGCCGTTTGAATAATGGTTTTTCCATGTTCAGGTACATCCAACTTATAAGCCGTTCCTACATTCCCATCTAATACGATGACTTGAATTTTTCCTGTTTCCATCTCACCGACAAATGTCTGGTTTTCTTGAATGAATAATTGTTTTGGCTCGTTCATATGCTTGTCTCCTTATTTGGTGAGGATTTCGTGCCATCACCTATCGTATTTAAAATGATTTCAATTCTTGGACGCATACTATAAAACTGGGAAACTCTTAAATCGACAATCTGTAGAGGGACCTTATCCGCAATAGAATGAAGTGCTTCTTGAATATGTTGTAGTCTTGGCTGAAAGATGCTGACGTGCACCGGGCGTATCAAACCTTTTTCTGCGTATGTACGCTTGTTTTGACAGTCAGCTATGTCAAGCGGCATGTCGTCAAATAAGCGAATCTCGAGTGATAGTGCGCCTTTTATTTTATGCGGGCATTGTGCTTTTGCAGCTGCTCGTATTCTTTTTATCAATGTATCTTTTGTTAAAAACTCTGCCTCAATGATAAAATGGATGACCATGTTAGAATCTCCCGTCATCCTTTTCAAACTGACGGATGTCTTGTTCGTTTTTACTCGCTTTGAGCAAGCATTTGAGGATTGTCATAATTTGCTTCCATCGTTTCACGTCGCCTTGATTCCTCCTTTTTTGCTTCAGCGATCTTTGCCGCCAAGAGGTTCATGTATGTTTGCTTATCTTCTACCGTGGCAAAAACAAACACCGGTTTCTGATGATGAAAGGTGATCCAGCCGCCAGCTTGGACTAAACAAAGCTGCGCTTCCTTTCTGGCATCAAACGTCATCTGATGTTTCATCTTCTTCAAATCCCTCCAGACTGTCCTCAATCTCTGTTTGATATCCATAACGTTTCATGTCATATGACCAGTAGCTTTTTGGATATCCAAAGTCATTCATCTGCGCTACCATTGGATGTTCAATATTCATTCTCTCCGTCTCCCCTTTTCTAAGAAATGGTCTTCCTTTAGAGAATTACTCATTTCGTGTAACTTTTGGTCAAAAAAAGCTCTTGAACACCCCTATTCAGCAGATCTGCAATATGCTTTGCGATTTCTAAGCTAGGCTTCGTTCTGCCCATTTCTATATTTGCATAGCCGCTCGTGTACTTATATCCTAATTTTTTCGCCATATAGGTTTGTGTTTTTCCTTGTAAAATGCGTTCTTCTCGTAAATGTTCAAGTTTCATCTTTCCACCTCTTACTCAATATGTGTAAGTTATATTCATTATGATAATATACACGAAACGAGTAAGTCAATCATTTTTTATTCTTTTTGTGTAATTATTTATCTTTTCCGTGTAATTCATGATAAAATTTACTCATAACATGAAAAAAGGTGTTTCCAATGGATAATTTGACTGGAAAGATTTTAACTGAATTAAGAGAGAAGCATGGATGGAGCAAGTCAACGGTTGCTAAAAAACTCGGATTAAAGGCGATGTCCACCTATGCAAATTGGGAATATGGCTTGAGAAAGCCCGACGGTGAGATGATTGTGAAAATCGCCGAGTTATATGGGGTCTCAACGGATTATCTTCTCACAGGTAAGGACAAAGGCGGAACTGATGCCGACCTTGCAGACGATCCTGATTTGCAAATTGCGTTTAAGGCTGCCTCCGATTTTTCCGAAGAAGCACGAAGACAAACCATCGATTTTATTCACTACATTAGAGAAAAAGAGAAGCAAAAAGGCCGTCAGCCAAAACAGCGAGACGACGATTGATGATCTCTTTTCATAAAGCTTTACATTGCTGGGATGAGCCCAGCTTTTTTTTATCCCTCTTTTTCCCCTAAAAAAGAGAAGGCATATGAATAATATATGACAATTTTTACCATAAATACTCTTTTTTTACATAATTTTATTGACATATAATTCTATTATTATTAATATATGTATATACCAAAAAAAGGAGTGTTACCGATGAAAAAATTAATGAAAGCTTGTACATTGTCTTTAGCTGCTTTAGGTGCTCTTACGTTCTTCCAAACTGAAGGTGCTCATGCAGCTGCACAGCCAAAAGAACCAGTCATAGCAAAAGCTCCTATTATGAATAAAGTAATTACGTTGACCCGTACGCTTCCTGTAGGTTCTTCGATCGCCGTCTCTCTTCCAGCAAGCCAAATTACTGTGACGGGCGCAACTTATGCGATTCAATTAGATCAAACAGCTCCAAACTTCACTTGGATTCGTGCCGTACAACGCGGTTCAGTGACGGTTTCTTACTATAATTCACTTGGAGAACGTGTGATTAACTATATTACTGTTCGATAAGCCATATTGCTTTACATATGAAAAGGCGATGACTTCATGATCATCGCCTTTTTGTGTGTCTACATGTATATTCATAGACTTCATTTATCCAATGCTTGCCAACGACCATCTCTTATGTTAACTTTTAATAAAAATAAGTTAACATAATGAGAGGAGCTTATGATGGGAAAACAAATATCTTTGTCTTGGGAAGCGATGGCGGAGAAAGCGCTGAAAAATGAACGGATCACGCTGCAAGAAGGTCTAGACATTCTTGCAGCTGACGATAAAGAATTATTATCTATGATGCATGCAGCCTATCAAGTACGATTTCATTTTTTTCAAAACAAGGTGAAATTAAATATGATTTTTAACGCAAAAAGCGGTTATTGTCCTGAAAACTGTGGTTATTGTTCACAGTCGATCATTTCAAAAGCACCGGTTGAACGATATACAATGCTTGATCAAAAAACGATTGTGGCTGGCGCGCGTGAGGCGCTCAAGAGAAAAGCGGGGACTTATTGTATTGTCGCAAGCGGCAGAGCACCTTCTCACAGAGAGTTAGATGAGGTGACGGCAGCAGTAAAAGAGATCACTGAGACCATGCCTTTGAAGGTGTGTGCATGTCTTGGGTTATTAAATGAAGACAAAGCGAGGCGGCTGAAGGAAGCAGGGGTTCATCGGTATAATCACAATATCAATACACATCAAGATCATCATGCTCACATTACGACAACTCATACATATCATGATCGTTTGTCGACCCTTGAGGAGGTCAAACAGTCGGGCATGTCACCTTGCTCAGGGGTTATTATTGGGATGGGTGAAACCAACCAGCAAATTGTTGAAATGGCTTTTGCGCTCAGAGCCCTTGATGCGGATTCCATTCCAGTCAACTTTCTTCATGCAATCGAGGGAACACCGCTTGAGCATCAAGAACGAACACATCCGATCAAAGCATTGAAAGTGTTGGCGCTCATGAGGTTTGTCAATCCAACCAAGGAAATTCGAGTATCTGGAGGCAGAGAGTTCAATTTACGGACGCTTCAGCCGCTTGCCCTTTATGCGGCAAATTCCATTTTCGTAGGCGATTATTTAACAACAAAAGGCCAGCAAGTCCAAACGGATCATCACATCATTGAAGATTTAGGTTTTGACATAGAAGAATGTGCGTTATAAAAAAAGTCTGCCGGTGAATCGGCAGACTTTTGGCAATAAGATTAGAATCTTTTATGGAAATCGACAGTGCCGCTTCCTTCCTCACGGTCAAAGCTGCCAACAAATGTCCAGTTAATATAGCCGCCGTCACCATTGTTGACGAACGTACCATCTTCAAATACCCAAATACCAAACGTAATACCATCATATTCAACACTATCATAGTAGACAACATTGTTCAGTCCGCTAAAGTCATGATCTTGGCTTAAGTTTTGGACAACTACGTTATAGTTTTGACCTGCTTCATAGAAGGCACTGTACGCCGCATTTTTTACAAATCCATCACGATTTTGAGATGATTTTACTGCTTGTTCAATTTTATCGGCAATGGCTACTGGATCAATAGAGACACTTCCATCAACACCTGTTGTCGTCGCAGCTTCAGCCGTTTGACCAAAAGTCGTAAGAGATAGAGGGGCAGCAACCATTGACGTAGCAATCATAGAACTAACAACAAATTTGCTTGTTTTTCTCATTATTTCTAACTCCTCCTTTAATTGGTATGTTTATGTACTACCCCTTCCTCTGTCTCTTAAACACTAAATTATGAAAAAACTTCTTTTTCTACCAATTAAGAGGGTGATTTTACTGTTTAAAAGAGCTGAAACAACAAAAAAACTACTCTTTTATAAGAGTAGTTTCAGATTGTTGACAAAGGGCTAAAATGATCTTTATTTTAGCCCTTTGTCTTCTTTTCAGCTCAGCGTGTTTGAAAACCTTTGCAGTCTAGGAAGGACGAGCACCGGAGCGGAGCACATTCGTGAGCACCGGCGCGCAGACCTGACAACGAATGCGAAGGTTTGTCTACACGCTGAAACTACTCTTTTATAAGAGTAGTTTACAGCATTACATGAACAGGATAAATAAAATCACACCTAGGATAATTCGGTATATCGCAAAAGGCACAAGTTTGATTTTATTGATCAGTTTTAGGAAGAATCGAACAACAAAGAGAGCCACAACAAATGCACTCACAAAGCCGACGATAAAGAATGGCAGCATGTCTGTTGTTAAATATTCGGAATTTTTCACAAGTGTTAAGAAGCTTGCGCCTGCCATAATCGGCATCGCCATGATAAATGTAAAATCAGCTGCAGCACGGTGATTCAAACCAAGAATAACCCCGCCTGCAATCGTCGAACCTGAGCGAGAGAAGCCTGGCCATAATGCCAAACATTGAAACAGTCCGATATAAAGCGCCTGTTTGTACGTCATGTTATCGACAGAGCTTGTTTCTGTTTTACGTTTATTGATCCAGTCAGCGACAAGCATCAGCACTGCGCCTAAAATCAAACCGACAGCGACTGTTCTCACGTCAAACAAGTATTTATCAATATAGTCTTCAAATAAGAATCCTAAAATGACGGCTGGGACGAGTCCTACTGCAATTTGAGCAATAGTCAGCTTATGCCCGCTGCGCTTTTGTTCTTCGGTGATATTTTTCTTTAAGCCTAACAAGTTCAAAATACGATCCTTGAACACAATCATGACAGCTAAAATAGAACCTAACTGAATCACGACTTTAAATGTGTTTGCCGCCTCTGGCGTAATGATTTCCTTTGATTTTAACCATAGATCATCGACTATGATCATGTGACCTGTAGATGAGACAGGTGCATACTCTGTTAATCCTTCGACAATTCCTAAAACCAGTGCCACGAATAAATCCCATAGATTCATGATTTTCTTTCCTTTCAATTCTGATCTTTTGAACAGGCCAACCATCTATGTCCACATAAAGACAAGCTTTCTTCATCGAAAGCTCGTCTTTATGATACTATATTTTTTTCAAAAAAAGATTATGACATTAAACCTTTTCTTCTTTGTACAAATTGGATCGCATTTTGAACCAATCAAACAAGTGGGTCGTGATGACCTTCAGGACGGCATATGTTGGAATCGCGACAATGATGCCGACTACGCTGAACAATTTACCTGCTGTTAATAGAACAAAAATAATCGTGATCGGATGGATATGAAGGTTTTTCCCCATGACCTGAGGTGAAATAAATTTCCCTTCAATGAGCTGAACCACTGTCCAGACAATGATGAGTTTTAAAAGCATCACTGGTGATGTCACAAGCGCAATCACAATCGCTGGTGTAATCGCAATCGTTGGACCAAGGTAAGGCACCACACTTGTACATGCCGCAATGATCGCCAGCAGCAACGCATAGTCAAGTCCAATAATCAGATAACCGATTAAAAGAAGAACACCAATACAGAAGCTGACAATGATCTGTCCGAGAATATAAGAGCTCAGGCGATGGTTCATTTCGTGAAGCACGATATGTGTATGATCTCTAAACTTATTCGGAATAAATTTCAGGAAATAGTCAGGCAATTTTTTACCGTCTTTTAATAAATAAAACAGAATGAACGGAACGGTCACGATCGAAATGATGATTTCGGTGAGCGCCCCTAAGAAAGTCCCTACACCGGTAAAGGTGCTTTCCAAAATCTTCGTCGCTTGACTTGACGCTTTACTCACCAATTCAGAGACGTTAAAATTCATCGCTTTCTGCGCTTGATTAATAAAGTTGCTTCCCGTTAGTTGGCGAATCTGTTCTTCTACCGTATCAACATATTTCGGAAGGTTATGAAACAGACTCATCGTTTGTGCTTGTAAAAAAGGAATAATAGACACAATGGTCACTGTAATGATACCAATAATGACAATATATAAAAGCAAAATTGAAAAGATCCGTTTGACTCTAAACCTCTCTAACAAGTTGACAATCGGATTTAATAAATAATACACGACCCCCGTTAAAATAATCGGTAAGGCTATGGTTTTGACGAGTACAATGAGCGGTGTGAAAATAAAAGATGTTTTCATGAAAACAAGGATATTCAATCCGATTAATAGCAGGACGAGTAAAAAGAGAACAAACTTGTTATCAAGAAAAAATTTTCTAAATCGACTGCTCCACATTTGCATAGAATTCATATCGTTCCTCCAAACTCGGGCTATTTTATTAATAAATTGTACACTATCTGATCATGATATGGTGGTCATTGTTTCAGCTTTTTTTCCCATTTCGCAATGGACATCGCCCATATAATGAGAATCGGCTGTCCAATAAGCCTTATCCATAGCAAGGCCTGATCTGTGCTTTTTTGACCTGGAAATGGAATTCCCTCTCGTGCAGCAAATAAGTTTGCAGGGAAAATGAGTACAAGATAGACAGCCATGATTTTTGCTGCTGCAATCCTGACATTTGGCAAAAGCAGCAAGACAGCCAGCAGCCATTCAAGGCATGCAGTCGCATAGACTATCACATATGGAAATGGCCAGCCTGGCATCATACGGGCAAAGCCGCTCGGCTCTATCACATGAAAAATACCGGCTGCTATGAATAAAAGCGCAAAGACGTATGTACTTCCTATATGCAGGGTGCGCTTCATGTTCGTTTCCTCCTCTCCCTTCTATCAGAGTATTACCCGAATGAAGGAAGAAACTACCCACTTTTCGTACATTTATATCCTTTATGTAAGACGCATCAGACTATATAAAGGTTTCATCCGCTCTTCAATAAAAAGAATGTTCTTTCATACAAACGCTTTCAAAGGATGTATAATCAGAGAAAAGCAGAAGGAGGGAATGACATGATTCGATTTGCTGTCATCGGAACGAACTGGATTACAGATCGATTCTTACAGGCCGGTGAAGGAGCAGCTGATTTTACATGTACAGCCGTCTATTCACGGTCCGCTGAAAAAGGCCAGGCATTTGCCGAAAAATACGGGATTGATACAGTTTTTACGAACTTACATCAAATGGCGGAAAGTGATGCGTTTGATGCCGTGTATATTGCAAGTCCAAATGCCCTTCATAAGGAGCAGGCCATGTTGATGATGGAGCACCAAAAGCACGTTTTATGCGAAAAACCATTCGCCTCTCACCGAAAAGAAGTGGAAGAGATGATTGCTGCAGCGAAAAAACATCAAGTGTGTTTAATGGAAGCGATGAAAACGACATTTCTGCCAAACTTTCTGCAAATTAAACAGCATCTTGATCAGCTCGGGCCCATTCGGCAAGTGGTCGCTCATTACTGTAAATATTCCTCAAGATACGATGCTTACCGAAATGGCGAGATTCCAAATGCTTTTAAGCCTGAATTATCGAATGGTTCTTTAATGGATATCGGTGTGTATCTTGTCTACCCGGCGATCTATTTATTTGGTCTGCCGAATCAAATCACCGCGAGAGGCTATAAGCTTTCTTCTGGTGTAGATGGGAGCGGCTCTGTCCTTTTACAATATGACGGGCATCAAGCACTCCTTTTCCATTCTAAAATTTCAACGTCTCATTTATCTGCGGAAATTCAAGGAGAGGACGCCACGATGGTGATTGATCAATTCCACCGTCCTTCGCGTATCACGATCCACGATCGTCAAGGACATCAAACCGATATCTCTCTCAAAGATGATCAGCCAGCCATGTATTATGAAATCTGTCATTTTATTGAGTGTATTCAGCAAGGAATGGGTCAGTCTCCAGTCAATACATTTGCCTTATCTGTTCAAACCATGTCCGTCATGGACGAGGCGAGAAAACAAATGGGCGTGATGTATCCTGCCGATAGACAAAATGAATGGGGCATGAAATGATAAACAAAGGGCGAACATGATGTGTCTGTTCGCCCTTTGTTTTTTGTTTCAGATCCTTTGTTTATGTTGCCGCTAACACATCCGCAAATGCTTTCACATATGGAGGGAGATCCGGCGGACGTCTGCTCGAGACGAGGTGGCCATCTGTGACGACTGCTTCATCAAACCAGTCCGCTCCAGCATTTGTCATATCATCTTTAATACCAGGTGTACTTGTTACTTTTTTGCCTTGCAGGATTCCTGCTGAAATCAGCACCCAGCCAGCGTGGCAAATTTGCCCGATTGGTTTTGCCTTTGCATCAAATGAACGAACGATGTTTAACACTTCTGGATAACGGCGCAGTTTATCTGGTGCCCATCCACCAGGGACAAGCACAGCATCATATTCATCCGCTTGAATGGAATAAAAATCTGCATCAGATACAGCCGGCACACCGTATTTTCCGATGTACTCATGATTTGCTTTTTCTCCTACAAGATGCACAGTTGCCCCTTCTTCTCTTAAACGCAGAACCGGATACCATAGCTCTAAATCTTCAAAATCATCACTGACAAACGCAATGACCTTCTTATCTGATAAACGCATAACATCTCTCCTATTCTTTCGATTTCCTCTATTGTACGAGATGACCTCTTAAAAAGAAAAGCGGTTCCCCTTGAGGAGAACCACTTGATCTTATTCGCTGATCTTGAATTTTTTAATTAAATCACGTAATTCTTCCGCCATTTGGGAAAGAGTCGTAGATGAAGAACTAATCTCTTCCATAGAAGCAAGCTGTTCTTCAGCAGATGCGGCGATATCTTGGATGCTTGCTGAACTCTCTCGTGATACATCTGCAATTTCATTCACCGCTTTAGAAATTTGCTCTGATCCTTTTGAAAGCTCGCGTACTGTTGTATTCATTTCATTGATTCTTGTTGCGATTTCCGCTGTTTGCAGATTAATTTGTGAGAAGCTTTCTTTCGTTTGATCTGTAATGGAAAGACCATTCTTCACTTCTTCATTCACTGATTTGAACATATTTTGAGATGTTTCGATTTCAGATACGATTTCTTTCACAAGCTTTTCAATCTCTTTTGCTGAATCCGATGATTGAACTGCAAGTTTACGCACTTCTTCTGCGACAACAGAGAAGCCTCTGCCTGACTCACCTGCACGTGCTGCTTCAATGGCAGCATTGAGTGCAAGTAAATTCGTTTGATCCGCAATGCCATTAATCACGCCTAGAATGTTTGTGATATCTTTTGATTTATGCTCCAGCCCGTTGATCACCCCTTCAGCTTCTTTCACTGAATGGTCGATCGTCTTCATTTGGCCAACGGTTTGCTCCACAAGCTGTCCGCCTGATTCCGCAACTGTTTTTGATTGAATAGATGACGCTGTGATGACATCAGACGTTTCTGCGACTTCGTTCAGTCCTTCGTTCATTTGTTTTAAATGAGACGCGCTTTGCTCCACCATTTCGCTTTGATTTTCGTTGCCATTTGAGAATGATTCAATAGATGATGTAATATGTTCAGTTGCTTTTGTTGTTTGACCTGCACTTGCCGTCAGTTCTTCAGATGAAGAAGCCACGTTTTCTACAGATGTTTGTACAGCTTGGATGACATCTCTTAATGACTCACTCATTTCATTAAAGCTTGTGCCTAGCTGTCCAATTTCATCTTTTGACCGGACATCAATTTTTTCTGTTAAATCTCCCTCACTGATCTTCCTTGAGGAAGAGACAAGTATAGAAAGTGGTTTTGTAATGGAACGAATGATCAAGAAGATCAGAATCCCGCCAATGATGAGCGCGCCTGCTAAAATGATAGCGGCCATGTTAAAGACTGGCTGTGCAGCTTCTTCTACTTCCGTCA is drawn from Bacillus pumilus and contains these coding sequences:
- the terS gene encoding phage terminase small subunit is translated as MKDKRIGAKQDYMKGMTYQQIADHYNVSIHTVKSWKRRYGWQRQKGSSKQAHSIFNQFLSDETIEIMEKMGGRTSLDLIWDQIQIQYAAIIRAQRIMYVSDQDDMIKELKKAAYMPSSLEETVEGIQPEQEISTEEYSFQFSWDRHATFLNAQSRAMGELRRLIKQFEELAHAKDERRLRLKQIELTIEKTKKAVREEKEEDLHIMIKRKEDNS
- a CDS encoding Gfo/Idh/MocA family protein; its protein translation is MIRFAVIGTNWITDRFLQAGEGAADFTCTAVYSRSAEKGQAFAEKYGIDTVFTNLHQMAESDAFDAVYIASPNALHKEQAMLMMEHQKHVLCEKPFASHRKEVEEMIAAAKKHQVCLMEAMKTTFLPNFLQIKQHLDQLGPIRQVVAHYCKYSSRYDAYRNGEIPNAFKPELSNGSLMDIGVYLVYPAIYLFGLPNQITARGYKLSSGVDGSGSVLLQYDGHQALLFHSKISTSHLSAEIQGEDATMVIDQFHRPSRITIHDRQGHQTDISLKDDQPAMYYEICHFIECIQQGMGQSPVNTFALSVQTMSVMDEARKQMGVMYPADRQNEWGMK
- a CDS encoding undecaprenyl-diphosphate phosphatase, giving the protein MNLWDLFVALVLGIVEGLTEYAPVSSTGHMIIVDDLWLKSKEIITPEAANTFKVVIQLGSILAVMIVFKDRILNLLGLKKNITEEQKRSGHKLTIAQIAVGLVPAVILGFLFEDYIDKYLFDVRTVAVGLILGAVLMLVADWINKRKTETSSVDNMTYKQALYIGLFQCLALWPGFSRSGSTIAGGVILGLNHRAAADFTFIMAMPIMAGASFLTLVKNSEYLTTDMLPFFIVGFVSAFVVALFVVRFFLKLINKIKLVPFAIYRIILGVILFILFM
- a CDS encoding DoxX family protein, with protein sequence MKRTLHIGSTYVFALLFIAAGIFHVIEPSGFARMMPGWPFPYVIVYATACLEWLLAVLLLLPNVRIAAAKIMAVYLVLIFPANLFAAREGIPFPGQKSTDQALLWIRLIGQPILIIWAMSIAKWEKKLKQ
- the bioB gene encoding biotin synthase BioB, with the protein product MGKQISLSWEAMAEKALKNERITLQEGLDILAADDKELLSMMHAAYQVRFHFFQNKVKLNMIFNAKSGYCPENCGYCSQSIISKAPVERYTMLDQKTIVAGAREALKRKAGTYCIVASGRAPSHRELDEVTAAVKEITETMPLKVCACLGLLNEDKARRLKEAGVHRYNHNINTHQDHHAHITTTHTYHDRLSTLEEVKQSGMSPCSGVIIGMGETNQQIVEMAFALRALDADSIPVNFLHAIEGTPLEHQERTHPIKALKVLALMRFVNPTKEIRVSGGREFNLRTLQPLALYAANSIFVGDYLTTKGQQVQTDHHIIEDLGFDIEECAL
- a CDS encoding AI-2E family transporter, whose protein sequence is MNSMQMWSSRFRKFFLDNKFVLFLLVLLLIGLNILVFMKTSFIFTPLIVLVKTIALPIILTGVVYYLLNPIVNLLERFRVKRIFSILLLYIVIIGIITVTIVSIIPFLQAQTMSLFHNLPKYVDTVEEQIRQLTGSNFINQAQKAMNFNVSELVSKASSQATKILESTFTGVGTFLGALTEIIISIVTVPFILFYLLKDGKKLPDYFLKFIPNKFRDHTHIVLHEMNHRLSSYILGQIIVSFCIGVLLLIGYLIIGLDYALLLAIIAACTSVVPYLGPTIAITPAIVIALVTSPVMLLKLIIVWTVVQLIEGKFISPQVMGKNLHIHPITIIFVLLTAGKLFSVVGIIVAIPTYAVLKVITTHLFDWFKMRSNLYKEEKV
- a CDS encoding type 1 glutamine amidotransferase domain-containing protein, which encodes MRLSDKKVIAFVSDDFEDLELWYPVLRLREEGATVHLVGEKANHEYIGKYGVPAVSDADFYSIQADEYDAVLVPGGWAPDKLRRYPEVLNIVRSFDAKAKPIGQICHAGWVLISAGILQGKKVTSTPGIKDDMTNAGADWFDEAVVTDGHLVSSRRPPDLPPYVKAFADVLAAT
- a CDS encoding stress protein, whose translation is MRKTSKFVVSSMIATSMVAAPLSLTTFGQTAEAATTTGVDGSVSIDPVAIADKIEQAVKSSQNRDGFVKNAAYSAFYEAGQNYNVVVQNLSQDHDFSGLNNVVYYDSVEYDGITFGIWVFEDGTFVNNGDGGYINWTFVGSFDREEGSGTVDFHKRF
- a CDS encoding XtrA/YqaO family protein, whose product is MNEPKQLFIQENQTFVGEMETGKIQVIVLDGNVGTAYKLDVPEHGKTIIQTAKGHFARVDHEIGFKIS
- a CDS encoding helix-turn-helix transcriptional regulator, with product MKLEHLREERILQGKTQTYMAKKLGYKYTSGYANIEMGRTKPSLEIAKHIADLLNRGVQELFLTKSYTK
- a CDS encoding helix-turn-helix domain-containing protein — its product is MDNLTGKILTELREKHGWSKSTVAKKLGLKAMSTYANWEYGLRKPDGEMIVKIAELYGVSTDYLLTGKDKGGTDADLADDPDLQIAFKAASDFSEEARRQTIDFIHYIREKEKQKGRQPKQRDDD
- a CDS encoding methyl-accepting chemotaxis protein, encoding MSESLRDVIQAVQTSVENVASSSEELTASAGQTTKATEHITSSIESFSNGNENQSEMVEQSASHLKQMNEGLNEVAETSDVITASSIQSKTVAESGGQLVEQTVGQMKTIDHSVKEAEGVINGLEHKSKDITNILGVINGIADQTNLLALNAAIEAARAGESGRGFSVVAEEVRKLAVQSSDSAKEIEKLVKEIVSEIETSQNMFKSVNEEVKNGLSITDQTKESFSQINLQTAEIATRINEMNTTVRELSKGSEQISKAVNEIADVSRESSASIQDIAASAEEQLASMEEISSSSTTLSQMAEELRDLIKKFKISE
- a CDS encoding sigma-70 family RNA polymerase sigma factor; the protein is MQDLLIEYKRALKDARKRYEPYREKEEKQLSDQEKHDKKIIASMVSDLEYVVEWLQIGRQPGARRGLDRRSVYQRTILANPEVLEALSHEYTLIQENERDVSERDKRRIDEALSVLTDREKDVFFMHTTQGLSFSEIAVMLDVKKGTVQKHMERARTKMSKKVQERLFEAAE